Proteins from one Cryptomeria japonica chromosome 4, Sugi_1.0, whole genome shotgun sequence genomic window:
- the LOC131874752 gene encoding protein RADIALIS-like 4, whose translation MVSHLSSSSAGNIVSTWTARQNKQFEKAIAIYDKDTPDRWQKVSAMVDGKSPEEVEKHYEILLDDLNRIESGQVPFPKYKSSG comes from the coding sequence ATGGTCAGTCATCTAAGTTCTTCATCTGCGGGAAATATTGTATCAACTTGGACAGCCAGGCAAAATAAACAGTTTGAGAAGGCCATAGCCATCTATGACAAAGACACTCCTGACCGTTGGCAAAAGGTGTCTGCGATGGTTGATGGGAAATCTCCAGAGGAAGTAGAAAAGCATTATGAGATTCTGTTGGATGACTTGAATCGCATTGAATCAGGTCAAGTGCCTTTCCCTAAGTACAAATCTTCTGGTTGA
- the LOC131028124 gene encoding germin-like protein 1-1 — MKTSSTMIKASLSCILWLSIMVAINASDPDPLQDFCVADTTQANVKINGFVCKDPKAVNASDFLFRGLSNTLSTNNNLGFNITAGNVVNFPGVNTLGISMNRGEFAPGGLNPPHIHPRATEIIFVMEGTILVGFISTDNVLFSQRLEKGDVFVIPRGLVHFQQNVGASYASTITAFNSQLPGVQVIASALFGANPSIPQDVLTKAFNVNDQQIKELISGQASAPAPAPVGH; from the coding sequence ATGAAAACATCCTCGACAATGATCAAAGCTTCCCTGAGCTGCATTTTATGGCTATCTATAATGGTTGCCATTAATGCATCAGACCCAGATCCTCTGCAGGATTTCTGTGTGGCTGATACTACTCAAGCTAATGTGAAGATCAACGGTTTTGTGTGCAAAGACCCAAAGGCAGTGAACGCATCTGATTTCTTGTTTAGGGGACTATCTAATACACTCTCAACCAACAACAATTTAGGGTTCAATATCACTGCAGGTAATGTGGTGAATTTCCCAGGAGTAAACACACTGGGCATATCAATGAACCGTGGAGAATTTGCCCCTGGTGGTTTGAATCCCCCTCATATTCATCCTCGTGCTACTGAGATCATATTTGTAATGGAGGGCACTATTTTGGTTGGTTTTATCAGCACAGATAATGTGTTGTTCTCACAAAGGttggagaagggagatgtgtttgtAATTCCAAGGGGCTTGGTGCATTTTCAGCAGAACGTGGGGGCATCATATGCTAGTACAATTACTGCTTTTAACAGCCAGCTGCCTGGCGTTCAAGTGATTGCATCTGCCCTGTTCGGAGCCAATCCTTCCATTCCACAAGATGTGTTGACCAAGGCATTTAATGTCAATGATCAACAGATCAAGGAATTAATTTCCGGGCAAgcctctgcacctgcacctgcaccAGTTGGGCATTAA